The Saxibacter everestensis genome has a window encoding:
- a CDS encoding sensor histidine kinase: MDVVLAAILSGVLGLAIGIAGVLAYRLSERARQSEDLHSEHELPEGLSEVLAVLPSAAIVVDAGDDVVKASPTAYTFGLVRGHALASEKLLDLVGRVRQRGLIEELDFEHARGPASKSVRLLHARIAPVGPRYVLVLCDDHTEARRVEDIRRDFVANVSHELKTPIGAISLLAEAVSDASDDAEAVKRFGERMQRESRRLSSLVKEIIDLSRVQDDDTPDNRELIPIGSILHEAVDRSRFAAETKRIRLSLAESDEWYVSGNFELLVTAVRNLVENAINYSNADTHVGIGVRQEGEMVAIAVTDQGIGLSKEAAARVFERFYRVDPARSRQTGGTGLGLSIVKHIIANHGGEVRVWSQPDHGSTFTLVLPIGEAVHDDPAEDDQAENDPADDDPVDTPHDPTAEPIDH, from the coding sequence GTGGACGTTGTTCTTGCTGCCATTCTCTCAGGTGTGCTGGGCCTGGCCATCGGCATCGCCGGTGTATTGGCATACCGGCTCAGTGAGCGTGCCCGGCAAAGCGAGGACCTGCATTCCGAACACGAACTGCCGGAAGGGCTCAGCGAAGTCCTGGCCGTGCTGCCGTCAGCGGCAATTGTGGTTGACGCTGGCGATGATGTGGTCAAGGCCAGCCCGACCGCATACACCTTCGGGCTGGTTCGGGGGCACGCCCTCGCTTCCGAGAAGCTGCTCGACCTGGTTGGACGGGTCCGCCAGCGCGGCCTGATCGAAGAGCTGGATTTTGAACACGCACGCGGTCCGGCATCGAAGTCCGTCCGCCTGTTGCACGCCCGAATAGCTCCGGTCGGGCCGCGTTACGTGCTTGTGCTCTGTGATGATCACACCGAAGCACGGAGGGTCGAAGACATCAGGCGAGATTTCGTCGCCAACGTTTCACACGAGCTGAAAACGCCGATCGGCGCCATCTCGCTCCTGGCCGAAGCTGTGTCTGACGCCTCGGATGACGCAGAAGCGGTCAAGCGCTTCGGCGAGCGGATGCAGCGCGAATCGCGGCGGCTCAGCTCGCTGGTCAAGGAAATCATCGACCTGTCCCGGGTGCAGGATGACGACACCCCGGACAACCGGGAACTCATTCCGATCGGCTCGATCCTGCACGAGGCAGTCGACCGCTCGCGGTTCGCCGCCGAAACCAAGCGAATCCGGTTATCGCTTGCCGAGTCGGATGAATGGTATGTCTCGGGAAACTTCGAGCTCCTGGTCACCGCGGTACGGAATCTTGTAGAGAACGCGATCAACTACTCCAACGCGGATACCCATGTCGGAATAGGCGTCCGGCAGGAGGGGGAGATGGTCGCGATCGCCGTCACGGATCAGGGCATCGGCTTGAGCAAGGAAGCCGCGGCCCGCGTCTTTGAGCGGTTCTACCGGGTCGATCCGGCCAGGTCGCGGCAAACCGGCGGCACCGGCCTCGGCCTGAGCATCGTGAAGCACATCATTGCCAACCATGGCGGCGAGGTACGGGTCTGGAGCCAGCCTGACCACGGGTCGACCTTCACCCTCGTGCTCCCGATCGGCGAAGCGGTACACGATGACCCTGCCGAAGATGACCAAGCCGAAAATGACCCGGCTGATGACGACCCGGTTGACACGCCGCACGATCCCACCGCCGAACCGATTGACCACTGA
- a CDS encoding response regulator transcription factor — MTRILLVEDEDSFSDPLSYLLGKEGYEVAIADDGLKAMAEFDRNGADLVLLDLMLPGASGTEVCRTLRAKSSVPIIMLTAKDTEIDKVVGLELGADDYVTKPYSSRELLARVRAVLRRNFEPDDLRTEAVLEAGGVRIDVERHVASVRGEDLPLPLKEFELLEILVRNAGRVMTRGQLIDRIWGQDYVGDTKTLDVHIKRLRAKVEVDSSDPQLLVTVRGLGYKFEP; from the coding sequence GTGACGCGAATTCTTCTGGTTGAGGACGAGGACTCGTTCTCAGACCCGCTGTCCTACCTGCTAGGCAAGGAGGGGTACGAGGTCGCCATTGCCGACGACGGGTTGAAGGCTATGGCGGAGTTCGATCGCAATGGAGCAGACCTCGTCCTGCTTGATCTCATGTTGCCGGGCGCTTCGGGCACCGAAGTCTGCAGGACCCTGCGGGCGAAATCGTCGGTCCCGATCATCATGCTGACCGCAAAGGATACCGAGATCGATAAGGTGGTCGGGCTGGAACTCGGCGCCGATGACTATGTCACGAAGCCGTACTCCTCGCGGGAGTTGCTGGCCAGGGTACGTGCGGTGCTCCGGCGGAATTTCGAGCCCGACGATCTGCGCACCGAGGCGGTTCTGGAAGCCGGAGGCGTGCGGATCGATGTTGAGCGGCACGTTGCAAGTGTCCGCGGCGAGGATCTGCCGCTACCGCTGAAGGAGTTCGAGCTGCTGGAGATCCTGGTCCGGAATGCGGGTCGGGTAATGACCCGTGGGCAGCTCATCGACCGGATCTGGGGCCAGGACTACGTCGGCGACACCAAGACCCTCGACGTGCATATCAAGCGGCTTCGGGCCAAGGTCGAGGTGGATTCCTCCGACCCTCAACTGCTGGTTACGGTTCGCGGTCTCGGCTACAAGTTCGAACCCTGA
- a CDS encoding CarD family transcriptional regulator — protein MAFQVGETVVYPHHGAALIQEIKTRSIKGESKLYLKLKVAQGDLTIEVPAENCDLVGVRDVVNKDGLDRVFDVLRAEFTEEPTNWSRRYKANLEKLASGDVIKVAEVVRDLWRRDQDRGLSAGEKRMLSKARQILVSELALAEKTEEVKAEAILDEVLAS, from the coding sequence ATGGCTTTCCAGGTCGGCGAAACTGTTGTCTATCCTCATCACGGTGCAGCATTGATCCAAGAGATCAAAACTCGAAGCATCAAAGGTGAAAGCAAACTGTACTTGAAACTGAAGGTAGCTCAAGGCGATCTGACGATTGAGGTCCCCGCCGAGAACTGTGATCTTGTTGGCGTGCGCGACGTGGTGAACAAAGACGGCCTTGATCGGGTCTTCGATGTACTGCGTGCGGAGTTCACCGAAGAGCCGACCAACTGGTCGCGTCGTTACAAGGCGAATCTTGAGAAGCTCGCTTCGGGTGACGTAATCAAGGTGGCCGAGGTGGTACGCGACCTGTGGCGCCGCGACCAGGACCGTGGGCTCTCTGCCGGCGAGAAGCGGATGCTTTCCAAGGCGCGTCAGATCCTCGTCTCCGAGCTTGCCTTGGCAGAAAAGACCGAAGAAGTGAAGGCAGAGGCCATCCTCGACGAGGTACTTGCCTCCTAA
- the ispD gene encoding 2-C-methyl-D-erythritol 4-phosphate cytidylyltransferase, with product MATAAVIPAAGAGARLGRGMPKALVCLNGEPLLVHAVRGTLASSVVDEVVVVAPEAHLDQVRALLSDHRRDSDSDRAVSVVAGGPDRVDSVRAGLAVLDPTIRFVLVHDAARCLAPGAVFRRVHQALAGGAQAVIPVLPLVDTVKFVEPVTAAPDGADDLESAIQGTVVGTPSRSGLRIVQTPQGFDRELLQRAHRDAAAAGISATDDAMLVERLGVPVATVAGDERSMKITSRKDLAIAELLLSSPS from the coding sequence GTGGCAACTGCTGCAGTCATACCGGCCGCCGGTGCCGGTGCCAGGCTTGGTCGGGGCATGCCCAAGGCATTGGTCTGCCTGAATGGCGAACCACTGCTGGTGCACGCTGTTCGAGGGACGTTGGCGTCTAGTGTCGTCGACGAGGTGGTTGTCGTCGCGCCGGAGGCGCACCTCGATCAGGTCCGTGCCCTGCTGTCCGACCACCGTCGCGACAGCGACAGCGATCGTGCCGTCAGTGTCGTGGCGGGCGGCCCGGACCGGGTGGACTCTGTCCGGGCCGGGCTTGCCGTTCTCGACCCGACTATAAGGTTCGTCCTGGTGCATGATGCCGCGCGTTGCCTCGCACCCGGTGCTGTCTTTCGCCGGGTGCATCAGGCGCTTGCCGGGGGAGCCCAGGCAGTGATACCGGTGCTTCCGTTGGTCGACACGGTGAAGTTCGTTGAGCCGGTGACCGCCGCTCCGGACGGCGCCGATGATCTAGAGTCAGCCATCCAGGGCACGGTTGTCGGCACGCCGAGCAGGTCGGGGCTGAGGATCGTACAGACGCCACAGGGTTTCGATCGCGAGCTGCTGCAGCGGGCGCACCGGGACGCTGCCGCCGCCGGGATATCCGCCACGGATGACGCGATGCTGGTTGAACGGCTCGGGGTGCCGGTAGCGACAGTGGCCGGCGATGAACGCTCGATGAAGATCACCTCGCGTAAGGATCTGGCGATTGCCGAGTTACTTCTCAGCAGCCCGTCGTAG